Proteins from a genomic interval of Planctomycetaceae bacterium:
- the rplO gene encoding 50S ribosomal protein L15 — protein sequence MILNDVHVGIQKYKKRKRIGRGSGSGHGKTSGRGHKGFYSRAGSSRRTGFEGGQMPLFRRVAKRGFNNAAFASEVVIVNVGQLESLFDEGTAITPELLVSRGVIPSKFDELKVLGDGELTKKFTVEAHRFSASAEQKIAASGGSFSVRV from the coding sequence GTGATTCTTAACGACGTTCATGTTGGTATTCAGAAGTACAAGAAACGCAAACGCATCGGTCGAGGCTCAGGGAGTGGGCACGGTAAAACCTCTGGCCGCGGTCATAAAGGGTTCTACAGTCGGGCCGGTTCATCTCGCCGTACGGGATTTGAAGGCGGTCAGATGCCTTTGTTCCGTCGCGTGGCGAAACGTGGCTTCAACAATGCCGCCTTCGCATCTGAAGTTGTGATCGTGAATGTGGGGCAGTTGGAATCATTGTTCGACGAAGGCACCGCAATCACCCCGGAACTGCTCGTATCTCGCGGAGTTATACCGTCGAAGTTTGATGAGCTGAAGGTTCTGGGTGATGGCGAGCTGACAAAGAAATTCACGGTTGAGGCGCATCGCTTTTCTGCTTCAGCTGAGCAGAAGATCGCCGCTTCTGGTGGTTCATTTTCCGTTCGAGTCTGA
- the rpsE gene encoding 30S ribosomal protein S5, whose amino-acid sequence MSTNDVRNDSGEKVVAIRRCACVVKGGRRFSFAALVVTGDGNGKAGYGYGKAVEVPLAVEKATKQANRSQLSVPLVGTTIPHQVIGRFRASRVLLLPAKPGTGIIAGDCVRSVVESAGISDILTKAYGSTNPLNLVKATFDALSQLRTREQIERLRGVSL is encoded by the coding sequence GTGTCAACAAACGACGTTCGGAATGATTCAGGCGAAAAAGTGGTAGCGATTCGTCGCTGCGCGTGCGTGGTGAAGGGTGGCCGCCGCTTCAGCTTCGCTGCTCTTGTGGTGACAGGCGACGGAAACGGCAAGGCTGGCTACGGCTATGGCAAAGCTGTCGAAGTGCCTCTGGCTGTAGAGAAGGCAACGAAGCAGGCGAACCGCAGCCAGCTGAGTGTACCGCTTGTTGGCACCACGATACCTCATCAGGTGATCGGTCGCTTCCGTGCATCGCGTGTCTTGTTGCTTCCTGCAAAACCGGGGACCGGGATCATTGCTGGTGACTGTGTTCGCTCCGTTGTTGAGTCTGCAGGGATTAGTGACATCCTGACGAAGGCCTACGGCAGTACAAATCCGTTGAATCTTGTGAAAGCTACGTTCGACGCACTTTCTCAACTACGTACACGTGAACAAATTGAGCGATTGCGAGGGGTGTCACTGTGA
- the rplR gene encoding 50S ribosomal protein L18 produces the protein MKVEKRLAVQAKRRQFRVRNRVIRDAHGRPRLSVFRSNRHMYAQIIDDAAGKTLASASTVEAEVAGAGKCAGNIEFARKVGELIGKRATELGISKVVFDRGSFRYHGRVAAVADAARAAGLEF, from the coding sequence ATGAAGGTTGAAAAGAGACTTGCAGTTCAGGCGAAGCGCCGTCAGTTTCGAGTTCGAAACCGGGTGATTCGTGATGCTCATGGGCGCCCGCGGCTTTCGGTGTTTCGCAGCAATCGCCACATGTACGCACAGATTATTGATGACGCTGCCGGGAAGACACTTGCTTCGGCAAGCACGGTAGAGGCGGAAGTGGCTGGTGCAGGAAAGTGTGCCGGCAATATCGAGTTCGCTCGCAAAGTTGGGGAGCTGATTGGCAAACGAGCAACCGAACTCGGAATTAGCAAAGTGGTTTTCGATCGAGGGTCGTTCCGATATCATGGTCGAGTTGCTGCGGTTGCGGATGCTGCCCGTGCGGCTGGTTTGGAATTCTAG
- the rplF gene encoding 50S ribosomal protein L6 has product MSRIGKKPVAIPAGVDVKLTDRVLSVKGKAGELTLQIHDKMSVTIENDVLTVVRPDDKRESRALHGLTRSLIQNMVTGVVTPFEKKLEIVGVGYNASLAGNKLTLQVGFANKIILEVPSGVVCEVPDATHITVRSADKQAVGQFAAEIRGVRPPEPYKGKGVRYAGEFVRRKSGKAFGSK; this is encoded by the coding sequence ATGTCACGAATTGGTAAAAAGCCTGTCGCTATTCCAGCCGGAGTCGACGTTAAACTTACGGATCGCGTCCTTTCTGTTAAAGGGAAGGCTGGCGAGCTGACTCTTCAGATTCACGACAAAATGTCCGTGACCATCGAGAATGATGTACTGACAGTCGTGCGACCAGATGATAAGCGCGAGAGTCGCGCACTTCATGGCCTGACTCGCAGTTTGATTCAGAATATGGTGACGGGTGTTGTGACACCCTTTGAAAAGAAGCTTGAGATCGTGGGTGTTGGCTACAATGCCAGCCTGGCGGGAAACAAGCTGACGCTGCAGGTTGGTTTTGCAAACAAGATTATCCTGGAGGTTCCTTCGGGAGTTGTCTGCGAAGTGCCTGACGCAACTCATATCACAGTGCGTAGCGCAGACAAGCAGGCTGTCGGCCAGTTTGCGGCGGAGATTCGTGGCGTTCGGCCACCGGAGCCCTACAAGGGGAAAGGTGTGCGGTATGCTGGCGAGTTCGTTCGCCGAAAGAGTGGCAAGGCGTTTGGATCGAAATAG
- the rpsH gene encoding 30S ribosomal protein S8 → MTDPIADLLTRIRNAVRVERPFVDVPYSRIKQNIVEALKREGFVWDHEVVESSPVNVLRVTLKYGPSGEQIIQHIERVSKPGCRVYMGVGELKEIRQGTGVSVLSTPKGVLSSREARRDGVGGEVLCQIW, encoded by the coding sequence ATGACGGACCCTATTGCAGATCTGTTGACGCGTATTCGCAATGCTGTGCGTGTTGAACGCCCATTTGTTGACGTGCCATACTCCCGGATCAAGCAGAATATTGTCGAAGCCCTGAAGCGAGAGGGGTTCGTTTGGGACCACGAGGTTGTCGAGTCATCGCCGGTGAATGTTCTCCGCGTGACCCTGAAGTACGGCCCCAGTGGTGAGCAGATCATCCAGCACATTGAGCGGGTGAGCAAACCTGGTTGTCGCGTCTATATGGGCGTTGGTGAGTTGAAAGAGATCCGGCAGGGCACTGGTGTGAGTGTGCTGTCGACACCAAAGGGTGTGTTGAGCAGCCGTGAAGCACGGCGAGATGGTGTTGGTGGCGAGGTACTTTGCCAGATTTGGTAG
- a CDS encoding type Z 30S ribosomal protein S14 → MASKSKIEKAKRTPKFSSRIERRCAICGRPRAVYRKFKLCRICFRNLCLDGLIPGARKASW, encoded by the coding sequence ATGGCCAGTAAGTCAAAAATTGAAAAGGCGAAACGAACTCCAAAGTTCAGTAGCCGTATTGAACGACGATGTGCTATTTGCGGGCGTCCCCGTGCTGTGTATCGCAAGTTTAAGCTTTGCCGTATTTGTTTTCGTAATCTGTGCCTCGACGGTTTGATCCCGGGCGCACGGAAGGCGAGTTGGTAG
- the rplE gene encoding 50S ribosomal protein L5 gives MTRLLEDYNNRIVPELKQQLGRSNVHCIPKLQKIVVSMGVGEAVQDRKRLDSAAEHLTALAGQKPQICRARKSVAGFRLREGQPIGCRVTLRGKRMYEFLDRLITLALPRVRDFRGINPNGFDGRGNYNYGLNEQLVFPEVDPESVTHTQGMNITFVTTARTNDEGRALLKLFGMPFRTDEKNQ, from the coding sequence ATGACACGCCTCCTGGAAGATTACAATAACCGAATCGTTCCCGAGCTGAAGCAACAGCTTGGTCGTTCGAACGTTCATTGCATTCCCAAGCTGCAGAAGATCGTTGTCAGCATGGGTGTCGGAGAGGCGGTCCAGGACAGAAAGCGTCTGGATAGCGCTGCTGAGCACCTGACGGCTCTTGCCGGGCAAAAGCCGCAGATTTGCCGTGCGAGAAAGTCTGTCGCGGGGTTTCGTCTTCGCGAGGGTCAGCCGATCGGTTGCCGGGTTACGTTGCGTGGTAAGCGGATGTACGAATTCCTCGATCGCCTCATCACCTTGGCCTTGCCGCGAGTCCGCGACTTCCGCGGGATCAATCCAAATGGTTTCGACGGCCGGGGTAATTATAACTACGGTCTGAACGAACAGTTGGTCTTCCCGGAAGTTGATCCGGAAAGTGTGACTCATACGCAGGGTATGAACATCACCTTTGTCACGACTGCCAGGACCAATGACGAGGGGCGTGCGTTACTGAAGCTCTTCGGGATGCCGTTCCGTACCGATGAGAAGAACCAGTAG
- the rplN gene encoding 50S ribosomal protein L14, with product MIQMQTMLDVADNSGAKIARCIKVLGGTRRRYASLGDIVVIAVQKSLPGSNIKAGSVVKGVVVRCRKASRRPDGSYVQFDRNAVVIVDNDGNPRGTRIFGAVARELRDKKFMKIVSLASEVI from the coding sequence ATGATTCAGATGCAGACAATGCTTGATGTGGCAGATAATTCGGGTGCAAAGATCGCCCGTTGCATCAAGGTGCTTGGTGGTACGCGTCGTCGTTACGCGAGTCTTGGTGATATCGTCGTGATCGCCGTACAGAAGAGCCTGCCTGGCAGTAATATCAAGGCCGGTTCGGTTGTCAAGGGCGTGGTTGTGCGGTGTCGAAAGGCGAGTCGCCGTCCTGACGGTTCCTATGTCCAGTTCGACCGAAACGCGGTTGTTATTGTGGATAACGATGGTAATCCGCGTGGCACTCGCATTTTCGGCGCCGTTGCCCGTGAGCTTCGGGACAAGAAGTTCATGAAGATTGTTTCGCTTGCAAGTGAAGTGATTTAG
- the rpsQ gene encoding 30S ribosomal protein S17 produces MRKILVGTVKSDKRDKTLRVEIERRMRHPKYGKIIRRKTVCQVHDEGNVARVGDLVEIEECPPVSSSKRWKLNRVVRHEAEVSAH; encoded by the coding sequence ATGCGGAAGATTCTGGTAGGTACAGTCAAGTCGGACAAACGCGATAAGACCCTTCGAGTTGAAATCGAACGGCGTATGCGTCACCCGAAATACGGCAAGATCATTCGTCGCAAGACGGTTTGCCAGGTTCATGATGAGGGTAACGTTGCCAGGGTTGGCGACCTGGTGGAGATTGAGGAATGTCCTCCAGTTTCCAGCAGCAAGCGCTGGAAGTTGAACCGGGTGGTTCGGCATGAGGCAGAAGTTTCTGCCCATTAG
- the rpmC gene encoding 50S ribosomal protein L29 — MSKVSQLRELSEEQLTHEMREVQQQLFKLRFQAASERNDIPASVKKLRRTVARIKTIQRERELGNA; from the coding sequence ATGTCTAAGGTGTCTCAGCTCCGTGAGTTGTCGGAAGAACAGTTAACGCATGAAATGCGCGAGGTTCAACAGCAGCTTTTCAAGCTTCGGTTCCAGGCGGCTTCGGAACGGAATGATATTCCTGCAAGCGTCAAGAAATTGCGACGTACTGTCGCTCGTATTAAGACAATTCAGCGTGAGCGGGAATTGGGTAACGCGTAG
- the rplP gene encoding 50S ribosomal protein L16, which produces MALMPKRVKHRKSQRGRIRGKATRGNTVVFGEWALQSLDAGHITGQTIEACRIAATQYVRGQGRVFIRIFPQKSVTARPLETRMGKGKGEPDRWVAVVKPGTVLFELTGVSQDAAKTCFRRVAHKLPVRVRLVGRRPEI; this is translated from the coding sequence ATGGCTCTAATGCCAAAGCGGGTCAAGCATCGCAAAAGCCAAAGAGGGCGTATAAGAGGTAAGGCGACCCGTGGTAACACGGTTGTTTTCGGCGAATGGGCGTTGCAGTCTCTGGATGCCGGTCATATTACTGGGCAGACGATTGAGGCTTGCCGTATTGCCGCAACACAGTACGTGCGTGGTCAGGGTCGGGTTTTCATCCGTATCTTCCCACAGAAGTCTGTAACAGCGCGACCTCTTGAAACTCGAATGGGTAAGGGGAAGGGTGAGCCGGATCGCTGGGTTGCCGTTGTCAAACCTGGTACGGTATTGTTTGAATTGACTGGTGTTTCGCAGGACGCAGCTAAGACCTGCTTCCGTCGTGTTGCTCACAAGTTGCCTGTCCGAGTTCGCCTTGTCGGACGTCGGCCTGAGATTTAG
- the rpsC gene encoding 30S ribosomal protein S3, protein MGQKVRPTGFRVGVMETWRSRWYAPKKEFGDLLAEDQKIRKFVATKYEFAEIAKVEIERTRDQVVVHLHSGRPGVIIGRKGQEVDKLKAELEDLTGRRMDVKIVEITNPNRDAKLVAMKIAQQLRKRGSFRRAIKKTLDEVMSSGVHGVKIQMSGRLGGAEMSRTEKANRGSIPLSTLRRHIDYGFAESLTPTGIIGVKVWIDLGDYSDEETADGSNAKAGQASQKPKRAYKR, encoded by the coding sequence ATGGGACAAAAGGTAAGGCCAACCGGTTTCCGCGTTGGGGTCATGGAGACTTGGCGAAGTCGCTGGTATGCTCCAAAGAAAGAGTTTGGTGACCTGCTTGCTGAGGATCAGAAGATCCGCAAGTTTGTGGCGACCAAGTACGAGTTTGCCGAGATCGCGAAGGTTGAGATCGAGCGTACCCGCGATCAGGTTGTGGTCCATCTTCATTCCGGTCGTCCGGGGGTGATCATCGGCCGCAAGGGGCAGGAAGTTGATAAGCTGAAGGCGGAACTTGAGGACCTTACCGGTCGTCGAATGGACGTCAAGATTGTTGAGATCACGAATCCGAATCGCGATGCCAAGCTGGTTGCGATGAAGATTGCTCAGCAGCTTCGGAAACGCGGCAGTTTCCGTCGTGCGATCAAGAAGACGCTGGATGAGGTGATGAGTTCCGGCGTTCATGGTGTGAAGATTCAGATGTCTGGCCGTTTGGGGGGTGCGGAGATGTCCCGAACGGAGAAAGCGAATCGTGGGTCGATTCCGCTCTCTACGCTCCGTCGGCACATCGACTACGGCTTTGCTGAGTCGTTGACGCCAACCGGCATCATTGGTGTAAAAGTTTGGATTGATTTAGGCGACTATTCGGACGAGGAGACTGCAGATGGCTCTAATGCCAAAGCGGGTCAAGCATCGCAAAAGCCAAAGAGGGCGTATAAGAGGTAA
- the rplV gene encoding 50S ribosomal protein L22: MALVRATHRFARISPTKVRPFADMIRGETAESGLNALKYVPNRGARFIEKVLKSAVANAEDRGVRNPDRLRIVEARVDGGPMFKRVQPRARGMAFLIRRRTAHIHVAVEAPELG, from the coding sequence ATGGCTTTAGTTCGCGCTACACATCGTTTTGCCCGGATTTCACCGACGAAAGTGCGTCCGTTTGCTGACATGATTCGCGGCGAGACTGCGGAGAGCGGGCTCAATGCTCTGAAGTATGTCCCGAATCGGGGTGCACGCTTCATCGAGAAGGTGCTGAAGAGTGCCGTCGCCAATGCGGAGGACCGTGGTGTTCGTAACCCGGACCGTTTGCGTATTGTGGAGGCCAGGGTTGATGGCGGCCCGATGTTCAAGCGGGTCCAGCCTCGAGCGAGAGGGATGGCCTTTTTGATTCGTCGCCGTACGGCTCATATTCATGTTGCTGTGGAAGCTCCGGAACTTGGTTGA
- the rpsS gene encoding 30S ribosomal protein S19 gives MGRSLKKGPFVDPRVLEKVEKLNAAGRKEPIKTWSRSCTISPEFVGHTFLVHNGKVHISVYVTEDMVGHKLGEFSLSRTFRGHGAKGKK, from the coding sequence ATGGGGCGTTCGCTGAAAAAGGGTCCATTCGTGGACCCGCGGGTGTTGGAGAAGGTTGAGAAACTCAACGCTGCGGGTCGCAAGGAGCCGATCAAGACCTGGTCTCGGTCCTGTACGATATCGCCTGAGTTTGTTGGTCATACGTTTCTGGTGCACAACGGTAAGGTGCATATCAGCGTCTATGTGACTGAGGATATGGTCGGGCACAAACTTGGCGAGTTTTCGTTGAGCCGTACTTTCCGTGGTCATGGTGCAAAAGGTAAGAAGTAA
- the rplB gene encoding 50S ribosomal protein L2, with the protein MGIRFYKPTTPGRRGASVSDFAEITDKKKRPEKSLTKRYKRSGGRNNQGKITSRHRGGGHKRLYRIIDFRRDKDGVEAKVTHIEYDPNRTCRIALLQYADGEKRYILAPEGLKAGMTVESGLGVEPNVGNCMPLSAVPLGTVVHNIEMQPGRGGQMCRSAGVGATLNARDGRWAQLTLPSGEVRRVPSACRATIGVLGNSEHSSIVIGKAGRNRWKGIRPHVRGTAMNPVAHPMGGGEGRNSGGRHPCSPSGKLAKGGRTRNRKKSSTKAIIRRRRSVRYGEVKL; encoded by the coding sequence ATGGGAATTCGATTTTACAAACCTACCACGCCGGGGCGTCGAGGGGCTTCTGTCAGCGATTTTGCGGAAATCACTGACAAGAAGAAGCGGCCCGAGAAGTCGCTTACCAAGCGGTACAAGCGAAGTGGTGGTCGGAATAATCAGGGTAAGATTACGTCTCGGCATCGTGGCGGCGGGCACAAACGCCTGTATCGAATCATCGATTTCCGCCGCGATAAAGACGGCGTTGAGGCCAAGGTTACACACATTGAGTACGACCCAAATCGAACGTGTCGTATTGCTCTGCTTCAGTACGCCGATGGAGAGAAGCGCTACATTCTGGCACCTGAGGGCCTGAAGGCGGGCATGACTGTAGAAAGCGGTCTGGGTGTTGAGCCAAATGTCGGCAACTGCATGCCGCTGAGTGCGGTTCCGCTTGGTACGGTGGTTCATAACATTGAAATGCAGCCTGGGCGCGGTGGTCAGATGTGCCGCAGTGCCGGGGTTGGTGCGACTTTGAATGCTCGGGATGGACGCTGGGCTCAGTTGACACTGCCGAGCGGTGAGGTTCGACGTGTTCCCAGTGCCTGCCGCGCAACAATCGGTGTGCTTGGCAACTCTGAGCACAGCAGTATCGTGATTGGTAAGGCTGGTCGTAATCGCTGGAAGGGTATTCGGCCACATGTGCGGGGTACTGCGATGAATCCGGTCGCCCATCCAATGGGCGGTGGTGAAGGTCGTAACTCCGGCGGTCGGCATCCTTGTAGTCCGAGCGGTAAGCTGGCCAAAGGTGGTCGCACCAGGAATCGGAAGAAGTCGTCTACCAAGGCAATCATCCGTCGTCGTCGGTCTGTCCGTTATGGCGAAGTGAAACTCTAG
- the rplW gene encoding 50S ribosomal protein L23 — MSIENAAAGITLDATQVIRRPLVTEKGTHVSEKFNAYAFEVHPLASKTDIKNAVEQMFDVRVVAVRTQNRSGKPRRFKMAMGRTKSWKKAIVKLHDEDRIAFF; from the coding sequence ATGTCCATCGAAAATGCTGCTGCCGGGATTACCCTGGATGCTACTCAGGTGATTCGTCGTCCCCTTGTTACTGAGAAGGGGACGCACGTCTCAGAGAAGTTTAATGCGTACGCATTTGAGGTTCATCCTCTGGCAAGCAAGACGGATATCAAGAACGCAGTCGAGCAGATGTTTGATGTGCGGGTTGTCGCTGTTCGGACACAGAATCGGTCGGGCAAGCCTCGCCGTTTTAAGATGGCGATGGGGCGTACAAAGAGCTGGAAGAAAGCTATTGTGAAGCTTCACGATGAAGATCGGATTGCGTTCTTTTAG